Proteins encoded together in one uncultured Desulfosarcina sp. window:
- a CDS encoding aspartate kinase encodes MRVIKIGGGCLNGKTTIQTIMELLADHGKGNVIVVSALKGVTDFLIESMRKALEDESSIPDIMARYRSRHSEVGRHLIQDKPSRRLCKETLAGSFSQLERLLYGLSFTREITPRLYDTIVSFGERTCAELLAAVMNSRGMASMAAMPQEIGLITDGKFGDATVVPKKTAANFRRHLKAPLAAGSIVFMPGFYGVSPEGDITTFGRGGSDYSAAVAAGALEAQCLEIWKDVDGFMSADPKIVPESKLIPELSYEEAAELAYFGAKILHPRTMEPVRLRKIPVTIRNTVRPDIEGTRICVKSPQPPSVIKSVAYDTGIGLLHIFASGVGARMGILAQVAAAMTDHGINIRSVVTSQTCISLLLARSDLDAGRQALMSLRPRPFRRIEKVADSALISIVGEGLSRKKGIAARCFAAVAGCNVNVNMIAFGPSRAALYFLVRENSLRRAVIAIHSTFFSSPRCSN; translated from the coding sequence GCGGGTGATTAAAATCGGCGGCGGGTGCCTGAACGGAAAAACGACGATTCAAACCATCATGGAATTGCTGGCCGATCACGGCAAGGGCAATGTGATCGTGGTCAGCGCCTTAAAGGGCGTCACCGACTTTCTGATCGAATCCATGCGAAAGGCCCTGGAAGATGAATCCAGCATTCCGGATATCATGGCCCGCTACCGCAGCCGCCATTCGGAAGTAGGGCGCCACCTGATTCAGGACAAACCATCGCGGCGATTGTGTAAAGAGACGCTCGCCGGTTCCTTCAGCCAGTTGGAACGTCTTTTGTACGGCCTCAGTTTTACCCGCGAGATCACCCCGCGCCTTTACGATACCATCGTCAGCTTTGGCGAGCGGACCTGCGCCGAACTGCTGGCTGCGGTGATGAACAGCCGCGGCATGGCATCCATGGCGGCCATGCCCCAGGAAATCGGGTTGATCACCGACGGCAAGTTCGGTGACGCCACGGTTGTGCCCAAAAAAACGGCGGCCAATTTCAGGCGGCACCTCAAGGCGCCCCTGGCGGCGGGGAGCATCGTTTTCATGCCCGGTTTCTATGGGGTGAGCCCCGAAGGCGACATCACCACCTTCGGCCGGGGCGGCAGCGACTATTCCGCAGCGGTTGCAGCCGGCGCGCTGGAGGCCCAATGCCTGGAAATCTGGAAGGATGTGGATGGGTTTATGAGTGCCGATCCGAAAATCGTTCCCGAATCCAAGCTGATTCCCGAACTTTCTTACGAGGAGGCTGCCGAACTGGCCTATTTCGGGGCCAAGATTCTCCACCCCAGGACCATGGAGCCGGTCCGGCTTCGAAAAATTCCCGTCACGATCCGCAACACGGTCAGGCCCGACATCGAGGGCACCCGTATCTGCGTAAAAAGCCCCCAACCTCCCAGTGTGATCAAAAGCGTGGCTTACGATACCGGTATCGGACTGCTCCATATTTTTGCCTCCGGCGTCGGCGCTCGCATGGGCATCCTGGCCCAGGTGGCTGCCGCCATGACCGATCACGGGATCAATATTCGCTCGGTGGTCACCTCCCAGACCTGTATCAGCCTGCTTCTGGCGCGAAGCGACCTGGATGCCGGCCGCCAGGCTCTCATGTCCCTGCGGCCCCGGCCGTTCCGACGCATCGAAAAAGTGGCCGACAGCGCCCTGATCAGCATTGTCGGAGAAGGGCTTTCCCGCAAAAAGGGCATCGCCGCACGCTGTTTCGCCGCTGTGGCCGGGTGCAACGTCAATGTCAACATGATCGCCTTCGGGCCATCCCGGGCCGCCCTTTATTTTCTGGTGCGTGAAAACAGCCTTCGGCGCGCCGTGATCGCCATCCACAGCACTTTTTTTTCATCGCCGCGCTGCAGCAACTGA